A stretch of DNA from Candidatus Binataceae bacterium:
GTCGCCATGACCTGGCGGCTGGGAGGCCTGCTGTTCGACAACTCGGTCGCGATCCTCGGCGCCGCTATCCTGGGCACCTGCCCTCTCGCCGTGATAGAGGCGCAGATCGCAACGACGGATGCGATGCTGCTGGCGTCAACGACGCTTGCGATGTTCTGCCTGGCCCGCGTCGATTTGAAAGTGAGCGCGGGCGAACCGGTGTCGCGCGTTCATCCGATCGGCTTCTGGCTCGCGCTCGGACTCGGGATCCTGTTTAAAGGCCCCGTCGTTCCAGCGGTTGCCGCGATGACAATTCTCACTCTCGTCATCTGGAATCGCGGCGTATCGAGTCCGAGCAGGCTGATTCGGGAACTGCGCCCGGGTCTCGGGATCTTGCTTGCCGCGGCGATCTGCCTGCCCTGGATAGTCGCCATCACTATGGCCTCGGACGGCCTGTTCCTCAAAACTTTTTGGCACGAAATCGCAACCAAGTTCGTTCATGCCAGCCAGAGACACGCCGGTCCGCCGGGATACTATTTTCTCGCCAGCCTTATCACCTTCTGGCCGGCCTCGATCGTCGCGCCGCTCGCGGTCTGGAGCGCGATTCGATGGCGCGATCGGATCGACAAGAGCACGCAGTTTTGTATCTGCTGGCTGGTCCCCGCCTGGATCGTCCTCGAAGTTATCCCGACGAAGCTGCCGCATTACGTATTGCCGATGTATCCCGCGCTGGCGCTGCTCACAGCCCGGGCTGCGCTGGCGCCGCTGCAAGAGTGGAGGGAGTTGATTTCCTCTACCCTCGGCACGACTTGGCTAGGGTTGTGGCTGATTGCCTCGACCCTGATTGCCGGCGCCGCATTCGCACTGCTGTTCATGGCAAGCGGTCGATCACTTCCCATCCTGATACCGGCCATTGCGATCCCACTTGT
This window harbors:
- a CDS encoding glycosyltransferase family 39 protein; this translates as MPPTRPTKIPDSIWALALLLFCILVYAPGIAALPVTDRDEGLFAETTKQMIDSGDYLHPRFEAHDAFTKPIGVYWAQAVSVLSVGRDKQYAIWPYRLPSLLAMLLAVAMTWRLGGLLFDNSVAILGAAILGTCPLAVIEAQIATTDAMLLASTTLAMFCLARVDLKVSAGEPVSRVHPIGFWLALGLGILFKGPVVPAVAAMTILTLVIWNRGVSSPSRLIRELRPGLGILLAAAICLPWIVAITMASDGLFLKTFWHEIATKFVHASQRHAGPPGYYFLASLITFWPASIVAPLAVWSAIRWRDRIDKSTQFCICWLVPAWIVLEVIPTKLPHYVLPMYPALALLTARAALAPLQEWRELISSTLGTTWLGLWLIASTLIAGAAFALLFMASGRSLPILIPAIAIPLVTVAMLAQARAGRVAKALWIGVVAAIAMYPILLSIALPAIDKLWLTDKVVSAVARNCSNPNWPMITIGYDEPSLQFASTRPVTAMGIRSATAYLKTHRDVIVLVDQEQEPWLKASAAAQGIQIREVWSAEGFNYTIAKSTRLALLVCDNR